In a single window of the Delftia tsuruhatensis genome:
- a CDS encoding gamma carbonic anhydrase family protein, whose amino-acid sequence MAIYELDGVAPEVAASAWVADSAEVMGNVRLAEDASIWFGAVVRGDCESISIGEGSNIQDASVLHADLGKPLVVGRHVTVGHQVMLHGCTIGDESLIGIGAVVLNGARIGRNCLVGAGALVTEGKEFPDGSMIIGSPAKAVRQLTPEQIEGLRRSAQHYVDNARRFKTGLRKLG is encoded by the coding sequence ATGGCGATTTACGAACTGGATGGAGTGGCCCCTGAAGTGGCGGCGTCGGCCTGGGTGGCCGACAGCGCCGAGGTGATGGGTAATGTGCGGCTGGCCGAGGACGCCAGCATCTGGTTCGGCGCCGTGGTGCGCGGCGACTGCGAGAGCATCTCCATCGGCGAGGGCAGCAACATCCAGGATGCCAGCGTGCTGCACGCCGACCTGGGCAAGCCGCTGGTCGTGGGGCGCCATGTGACGGTAGGCCATCAGGTCATGCTGCACGGCTGCACCATCGGCGACGAATCGCTGATCGGGATCGGTGCCGTGGTACTCAACGGCGCACGCATCGGCAGGAACTGCCTGGTCGGCGCCGGCGCCCTGGTCACCGAGGGCAAGGAATTTCCCGACGGCTCGATGATCATCGGCAGCCCGGCCAAGGCCGTGCGCCAGCTGACGCCCGAGCAGATCGAGGGGCTGCGCCGCAGCGCCCAACACTATGTCGACAATGCGCGCCGCTTCAAGACCGGCTTGCGCAAGCTGGGCTGA
- a CDS encoding Hsp33 family molecular chaperone HslO, with protein sequence MSELHKFIFEGQPVRGAIVRLTDAWQEILQRRAGNAETGAYPAAVRELLGEMVAAGVLMQSNIKFNGALVFQVMGDGPVKLAVAEVQSDLGLRATATLVGEAADGATLEQLLNVQGGGRCVITLDPKGRQPGQQPYQGVVPLQDAQGRRFAKVSDALQHYMLQSEQLDTVLVLAADDQVAAGLLIQRMPVKGEANLAAATESEQSGQDAIGLNEDYNRIATLAASLTRDELLTLDVETILRRLFWEEKLMRFVPQPDEEHPRFACTCSRERVASMLVSLGSDEVESILEERGSIEVGCDFCGQQYEFDPIDAAQLFTEAGKQPPTSTNVQ encoded by the coding sequence GTGTCTGAACTGCACAAATTTATCTTCGAAGGCCAGCCCGTGCGCGGCGCCATCGTCCGTCTCACCGATGCCTGGCAGGAGATCCTGCAGCGGCGCGCCGGCAATGCCGAGACCGGTGCCTATCCGGCCGCCGTGCGTGAGCTGCTCGGGGAGATGGTGGCCGCCGGCGTGCTGATGCAGTCCAACATCAAGTTCAACGGGGCCCTGGTCTTCCAGGTCATGGGTGACGGCCCTGTCAAGCTGGCCGTGGCCGAGGTGCAGTCGGACCTGGGCCTGCGCGCCACGGCCACGCTGGTGGGCGAGGCCGCCGATGGTGCCACGCTGGAGCAGTTGCTCAATGTGCAAGGCGGCGGCCGCTGCGTCATCACGCTGGACCCCAAGGGCCGCCAGCCGGGCCAGCAGCCCTACCAGGGCGTGGTCCCTCTGCAGGACGCGCAGGGCCGGCGCTTCGCCAAGGTGTCGGATGCGCTGCAGCACTACATGCTGCAATCCGAGCAGCTGGACACCGTGCTGGTGCTGGCCGCCGACGATCAGGTGGCCGCGGGCCTGCTGATCCAGCGCATGCCGGTCAAGGGCGAGGCCAACCTGGCCGCCGCCACCGAAAGCGAGCAATCGGGCCAGGACGCCATCGGCCTGAACGAGGACTACAACCGCATCGCGACGCTGGCCGCCAGCCTGACACGCGACGAGTTGCTCACGCTGGACGTGGAGACCATCCTGCGGCGCCTGTTCTGGGAAGAGAAGCTGATGCGCTTCGTGCCCCAGCCCGACGAGGAGCACCCGCGCTTTGCCTGCACCTGCAGCCGCGAGCGCGTGGCCTCCATGCTGGTTTCGCTGGGCTCGGACGAGGTCGAAAGCATCCTGGAGGAGCGCGGCAGCATCGAGGTCGGCTGCGATTTCTGTGGCCAGCAGTACGAGTTCGATCCCATCGACGCAGCCCAGCTGTTCACCGAGGCCGGCAAGCAGCCGCCCACCTCCACGAACGTGCAGTAG
- the ftsB gene encoding cell division protein FtsB — translation MVNRVVPLVLLALLAAVHAQLWLGHGSVAYVKELQQQIHDQNVANALEKAENDRLASEVNDLKDGLAMVEEKARSELGMVKPNEIFVQIVRR, via the coding sequence ATGGTCAATCGCGTCGTACCTCTCGTCCTGCTCGCCCTGCTCGCTGCCGTGCATGCACAGCTGTGGCTGGGCCATGGCAGCGTGGCCTATGTCAAGGAACTGCAGCAGCAGATCCATGACCAGAATGTGGCCAACGCACTGGAGAAGGCCGAGAACGACCGGCTGGCCTCCGAGGTCAACGACCTCAAGGACGGCCTGGCCATGGTCGAGGAAAAGGCCCGCAGCGAACTGGGCATGGTCAAGCCCAATGAGATCTTCGTGCAGATCGTGCGGCGCTGA
- the eno gene encoding phosphopyruvate hydratase, producing the protein MSAIVDIVGREVLDSRGNPTVECDVLLESGVMGRAAVPSGASTGSREAIELRDGDKSRYLGKGVLKAVEHINTEISEAVLGLDASEQAFLDKTLIDLDGTDNKGRLGANAMLAVSMAVARAAAEEAGLPLYRYLGGMGGMQLPVPMMNVINGGAHANNSLDLQEFMIIPVGAPSFREAVRWGAEVFHALKKIIHDKGMSTAVGDEGGFAPSVENHEAAIQLILQAIENAGYKAGEQIALGLDCAASEFYKDGMYVLAGEGNLTLTATQWTDMLAGWCDKYPIISIEDGMAEGDWEGWKILTDRLAAKVQLVGDDLFVTNTKILKEGIDKKIANSILIKINQIGTLTETFAAIEMAKRAGYTAVISHRSGETEDSTIADISVGTNAGQIKTGSLSRSDRIAKYNQLLRIEEDLGDIAHYPGREAFYNLR; encoded by the coding sequence ATGAGTGCAATCGTTGACATCGTAGGCCGCGAAGTGCTGGACAGCCGCGGCAACCCCACCGTCGAATGCGACGTGCTGCTGGAGTCGGGCGTGATGGGCCGCGCCGCCGTGCCCTCGGGCGCCTCGACCGGCTCGCGCGAAGCCATCGAGCTGCGCGACGGCGACAAGAGCCGCTACCTGGGCAAGGGCGTGCTCAAGGCCGTCGAGCACATCAACACCGAGATCTCCGAAGCCGTGCTGGGCCTGGATGCCTCCGAACAGGCTTTCCTGGACAAGACCCTGATCGACCTGGACGGTACCGACAACAAGGGCCGCCTGGGCGCCAACGCCATGCTGGCCGTCTCCATGGCCGTGGCCCGTGCCGCCGCCGAGGAAGCCGGCCTGCCGCTGTACCGCTACCTGGGCGGCATGGGCGGCATGCAGCTGCCCGTGCCGATGATGAACGTCATCAACGGTGGCGCGCACGCCAACAACAGCCTGGACCTGCAGGAATTCATGATCATCCCCGTGGGCGCGCCTTCGTTCCGCGAAGCCGTGCGCTGGGGCGCCGAAGTCTTCCACGCGCTCAAGAAGATCATCCACGACAAGGGCATGAGCACGGCCGTGGGCGACGAAGGCGGTTTCGCGCCTTCCGTGGAAAACCACGAAGCCGCCATCCAGCTGATCCTGCAGGCCATCGAGAACGCGGGCTACAAGGCCGGCGAACAGATCGCCCTGGGCCTGGACTGCGCTGCCAGCGAGTTCTACAAGGACGGCATGTACGTGCTGGCCGGTGAAGGCAACCTGACGCTGACCGCCACCCAGTGGACCGACATGCTGGCCGGCTGGTGCGACAAGTACCCCATCATCTCCATCGAGGACGGCATGGCCGAGGGCGACTGGGAGGGCTGGAAGATCCTGACCGACCGCCTGGCCGCCAAGGTCCAGCTGGTGGGCGACGACCTGTTCGTCACCAACACCAAGATCCTGAAGGAAGGCATCGACAAGAAGATCGCCAACTCCATCCTGATCAAGATCAACCAGATCGGCACCCTGACCGAGACTTTCGCCGCCATCGAAATGGCCAAGCGCGCCGGCTACACGGCCGTGATCTCGCACCGCTCGGGCGAAACCGAGGACTCGACGATCGCCGACATCTCGGTGGGCACCAATGCCGGCCAGATCAAGACCGGCTCGCTGAGCCGCTCGGACCGCATCGCCAAGTACAACCAGCTGCTGCGCATCGAGGAAGACCTGGGCGACATCGCCCACTACCCTGGCCGCGAGGCGTTCTACAACCTGCGCTGA
- a CDS encoding DUF1330 domain-containing protein — protein sequence MASGYIIASVTVTRPEQYEEYRKWSTEAMRVHGAEVCVRGGKVEVLEGDWNPGRTVVLKFPSFEAAKAFHDTPEYRRAREAREGAAIMRMVCVEGV from the coding sequence ATGGCCAGCGGCTACATCATCGCTTCCGTTACCGTCACCCGCCCCGAGCAGTACGAGGAGTACCGCAAGTGGAGCACCGAGGCCATGCGCGTGCATGGCGCCGAGGTCTGCGTGCGCGGCGGCAAGGTCGAAGTGCTCGAGGGCGACTGGAACCCGGGCCGCACCGTGGTCCTCAAGTTCCCCAGCTTCGAGGCCGCCAAGGCCTTCCATGACACCCCCGAGTACCGCCGTGCACGCGAGGCCCGCGAAGGCGCGGCCATCATGCGCATGGTCTGCGTGGAAGGCGTCTGA
- the kdsA gene encoding 3-deoxy-8-phosphooctulonate synthase produces the protein MKLCGFDVGLDRRFFLIAGPCVVESEQLQMDVAGQLKEITAALGIPFIFKSSYDKANRSSGASFRGPGMDKGLEILAKVKKELQVPILTDVHTESEIPAVAQVVDVLQTPAFLCRQTDFIRAVAQSGRPVNIKKGQFLAPHDMKNVIDKARAAAREAGLPEDSFMACERGASFGYNNLVSDMRSLSIMRETGAPVVFDATHSVQLPGGNGTSSGGMREMVPVLSRAAVAVGVAGLFMETHPNPPCALSDGPNAVPLKHMKALLETLVALDDVTKRNGFLENDFGV, from the coding sequence ATGAAACTCTGCGGCTTCGATGTCGGCCTCGACCGACGCTTCTTTCTCATTGCAGGCCCCTGCGTCGTCGAGTCCGAGCAACTGCAGATGGACGTGGCGGGGCAACTCAAGGAAATCACGGCGGCCCTGGGCATTCCCTTCATCTTCAAGAGCAGCTACGACAAGGCCAACCGCAGCTCGGGCGCGAGCTTTCGCGGCCCGGGCATGGACAAGGGCCTGGAGATCCTCGCCAAGGTGAAGAAGGAACTGCAGGTGCCCATCCTCACCGATGTGCACACCGAGTCCGAGATCCCGGCCGTGGCCCAGGTGGTCGATGTGCTGCAGACACCGGCCTTCCTGTGCCGCCAGACCGACTTCATCCGTGCCGTGGCCCAGTCGGGCCGGCCGGTGAACATCAAGAAGGGCCAGTTCCTCGCACCGCATGACATGAAGAACGTCATCGACAAGGCCCGCGCCGCCGCCCGGGAGGCCGGCCTGCCCGAGGACAGCTTCATGGCCTGCGAACGCGGCGCCAGCTTCGGCTACAACAACCTGGTCTCCGACATGCGCAGCCTGTCCATCATGCGCGAGACCGGCGCCCCCGTGGTGTTCGACGCCACGCACAGCGTGCAGCTGCCCGGCGGCAACGGCACCAGCAGCGGCGGCATGCGCGAGATGGTGCCCGTGCTCTCGCGCGCAGCCGTGGCCGTGGGCGTGGCCGGCCTGTTCATGGAAACCCATCCCAACCCGCCCTGCGCGCTCAGCGACGGCCCCAACGCCGTGCCGCTCAAGCACATGAAGGCCCTGCTCGAAACCCTGGTCGCGCTCGACGACGTGACCAAGCGAAACGGCTTCCTCGAAAACGACTTTGGAGTCTGA
- a CDS encoding CTP synthase encodes MTKFVFVTGGVVSSLGKGIASASLAAILESRGLKVTLIKLDPYINVDPGTMSPFQHGEVFVTDDGAETDLDLGHYERFIETRMKQSNNFTTGRIYQSVLEKERRGDYLGKTVQVIPHVTNEIQEYIKRGAGVGTPDAVDVAICEVGGTVGDIESLPFLEAVRQLALKQGPNNTAFVHLTYLPWIATAGELKTKPTQHTVQKLREIGIQPDALLCRAQHRVPDEEKEKISLFTNVPEWGVISMWDVDTIYKVPRMLHEQGLDGLICDKLRLNTPPTNLKRWDDLVHETEHPQGEVKIAMVGKYVELSDAYKSVNEALKHAGMQSHVRVKITHVDSETISDANARDKLSQYDAILVPGGFGSRGVEGKISTARFARENKVPYLGICLGMQVATIEYARHVAGLEGANSTEFDAKAAHPVIALITEWKDADGTVKTRDENSDLGGTMRLGAQSSDVQPGTLAHGIYGDVVTERHRHRYEANVQYLDQLREAGLVISALTQREQLTEIVELPRQVHPWYIGVQFHPEFKSTPWSGHPLFNAFVKAAIERQKAPRKP; translated from the coding sequence ATGACCAAATTTGTCTTCGTCACAGGCGGTGTGGTGTCTTCCCTGGGCAAGGGAATCGCCTCAGCCTCCCTTGCTGCGATCCTCGAATCGCGCGGCCTCAAAGTCACCCTCATCAAGCTGGACCCCTACATCAACGTAGATCCGGGCACCATGTCGCCCTTCCAGCACGGCGAAGTGTTCGTGACCGACGATGGCGCCGAGACCGATCTGGACCTGGGCCACTATGAGCGTTTCATCGAGACGCGCATGAAGCAGTCCAACAATTTCACCACCGGGCGCATCTACCAGAGCGTGCTCGAGAAGGAGCGCCGCGGCGACTACCTGGGCAAGACCGTGCAGGTGATTCCGCACGTGACCAACGAGATCCAGGAATACATCAAGCGCGGCGCCGGCGTCGGCACGCCCGATGCGGTGGACGTGGCCATCTGCGAGGTCGGCGGGACGGTGGGCGACATCGAGTCCCTGCCCTTCCTGGAGGCCGTGCGCCAGCTGGCCCTCAAGCAAGGCCCCAACAACACGGCCTTCGTGCACCTGACCTACCTGCCCTGGATCGCCACGGCCGGCGAGCTCAAGACCAAGCCCACGCAGCACACGGTGCAGAAGCTGCGCGAGATCGGCATCCAGCCCGACGCCCTGCTGTGCCGCGCCCAGCACCGCGTGCCGGACGAGGAAAAGGAAAAGATCTCGCTGTTCACCAACGTGCCCGAGTGGGGCGTGATCTCCATGTGGGACGTGGACACCATCTACAAGGTGCCGCGCATGCTGCACGAGCAGGGCCTGGACGGCCTGATCTGCGACAAGCTGCGCCTGAACACGCCGCCCACCAACCTCAAGCGCTGGGACGACCTGGTCCATGAGACCGAGCATCCGCAAGGCGAGGTCAAGATCGCCATGGTCGGCAAGTACGTCGAACTGTCGGATGCCTACAAGTCGGTCAACGAAGCGCTCAAGCACGCCGGCATGCAAAGCCACGTGCGCGTGAAGATCACCCACGTCGACTCCGAGACCATCAGCGACGCCAATGCGCGCGACAAGCTCTCTCAGTACGACGCCATCCTCGTGCCCGGCGGCTTCGGCTCGCGCGGCGTGGAAGGCAAGATCTCCACGGCGCGCTTCGCCCGCGAGAACAAGGTCCCCTACCTGGGCATCTGCCTGGGCATGCAGGTGGCCACCATCGAATACGCCCGCCACGTGGCGGGCCTGGAAGGCGCCAACTCCACCGAGTTCGACGCCAAGGCCGCCCACCCCGTGATCGCGCTGATCACCGAGTGGAAGGACGCCGACGGCACCGTGAAGACGCGCGACGAGAACTCCGACCTGGGCGGCACCATGCGCCTGGGCGCCCAGTCCTCGGACGTGCAGCCCGGCACGCTGGCACACGGCATCTACGGCGACGTGGTCACCGAACGCCATCGCCACCGCTACGAGGCCAACGTCCAGTACCTGGACCAGTTGCGCGAAGCCGGCCTGGTGATCTCGGCGCTGACCCAGCGTGAGCAACTGACGGAAATCGTCGAGCTGCCCAGGCAGGTCCACCCCTGGTACATCGGCGTGCAATTCCACCCCGAGTTCAAGTCCACGCCCTGGAGCGGCCACCCGCTGTTCAACGCCTTCGTCAAGGCCGCGATCGAGCGCCAGAAGGCGCCTCGCAAGCCCTGA
- the coaBC gene encoding bifunctional phosphopantothenoylcysteine decarboxylase/phosphopantothenate--cysteine ligase CoaBC gives MTEVFAGKHLVLGLSGGVACYKSAQLVRLLVQAGATVQVVMTEAAEQFITPVTMQALSGRPVYGSQWDAREPNNMPHINLSREADAMLIAPCSADFIARLVQGRSDELLSLMCLARPMDRVPLLLAPAMNREMWAHPATQRNLAQVAADGAQVLGVGTGDQACGETGDGRMLEPEEIMEELAALFTPKLLQGRRLLVTAGPTFEAIDPVRGITNHSSGKMGFAIARAAREAGAQVTLVAGPVHLATPRGVQRIDVQSAQQMFDAVQQQLPQTGVFVATAAVADWRPASAADQKIKKDGSGRVPTLAFVENPDILAAAAQSERARSGQLYCVGFAAESHDLLQHASAKRQRKQVPLLVGNIGPATFGRDDNALLLIDEAGTKELPHASKALLARQLVAEIARRLPPLR, from the coding sequence ATGACTGAAGTGTTCGCAGGCAAACATCTGGTGCTCGGCCTCTCCGGAGGCGTGGCTTGTTACAAATCGGCGCAATTGGTGCGGCTGCTGGTGCAGGCCGGCGCCACGGTCCAGGTGGTGATGACCGAGGCGGCCGAGCAGTTCATCACGCCCGTGACCATGCAGGCCTTGTCCGGGCGCCCGGTCTATGGCTCGCAGTGGGATGCGCGCGAGCCCAACAACATGCCCCACATCAACCTCAGCCGCGAGGCCGATGCCATGCTGATCGCACCGTGCAGCGCGGATTTCATCGCACGCCTGGTGCAGGGGCGCTCCGACGAGCTGCTGAGCCTGATGTGCCTGGCGCGGCCCATGGACCGCGTGCCGCTGCTGCTGGCGCCCGCCATGAACCGCGAGATGTGGGCCCATCCGGCCACGCAGCGCAACCTGGCGCAGGTCGCCGCCGACGGTGCGCAGGTGCTGGGCGTGGGCACGGGCGACCAGGCCTGCGGCGAGACCGGCGACGGCCGCATGCTGGAGCCCGAGGAGATCATGGAGGAATTGGCCGCACTCTTCACCCCCAAGCTGCTGCAGGGCCGCAGGCTGCTGGTCACGGCCGGGCCGACCTTCGAGGCCATCGACCCGGTGCGCGGCATCACCAACCATTCCAGCGGCAAGATGGGCTTTGCCATCGCGCGGGCCGCGCGCGAGGCTGGCGCCCAGGTGACCCTGGTGGCCGGCCCCGTGCATCTGGCCACCCCGCGTGGCGTGCAGCGCATCGACGTGCAGTCGGCGCAGCAGATGTTCGACGCCGTGCAGCAGCAACTGCCCCAGACCGGCGTCTTCGTCGCCACTGCGGCCGTGGCCGACTGGCGTCCGGCCAGCGCGGCCGATCAGAAGATCAAGAAGGACGGCTCGGGCCGGGTGCCCACGCTGGCCTTCGTCGAGAACCCCGACATCCTCGCCGCCGCGGCGCAGTCCGAGCGCGCGCGCAGCGGCCAGCTGTATTGCGTGGGCTTCGCGGCCGAGAGCCATGACCTGCTGCAGCACGCCAGCGCCAAGCGCCAGCGCAAGCAGGTGCCGCTGCTGGTGGGCAACATCGGTCCGGCGACCTTCGGGCGCGATGACAATGCCCTGCTGCTGATCGATGAGGCCGGTACGAAGGAGTTGCCGCACGCCTCCAAGGCGCTGCTGGCGCGCCAGCTCGTCGCCGAGATCGCACGGCGCCTGCCCCCCCTGCGCTGA
- the dut gene encoding dUTP diphosphatase → MNVDIKILDARLRENMPAYATPGSAGLDLRACIDAPLTLEPGQWQLVPTGMAMYLKDPGYAAMILPRSGLGHKHGIVLGNLVGLIDSDYQGQLMVSAWNRSATGFTLQPMDRLAQLIIVPVVQPRFNIVEEFEAASERGAGGYGSTGKQ, encoded by the coding sequence ATGAACGTTGACATCAAGATCCTTGACGCGCGCCTGCGCGAGAACATGCCCGCCTATGCCACGCCGGGCAGCGCGGGCCTGGACCTGCGTGCCTGCATCGATGCGCCGCTGACGCTCGAACCCGGCCAGTGGCAGCTCGTGCCCACGGGCATGGCCATGTATCTGAAGGATCCCGGCTACGCGGCCATGATCCTGCCGCGCTCGGGCCTGGGCCACAAGCACGGCATCGTGCTGGGCAATCTCGTCGGCCTGATCGACAGCGACTACCAGGGCCAGCTCATGGTCAGTGCCTGGAACCGTTCGGCCACGGGCTTCACGCTGCAGCCCATGGACCGTCTGGCCCAGTTGATCATCGTGCCCGTGGTGCAGCCGCGCTTCAACATCGTCGAGGAGTTCGAGGCGGCTTCCGAGCGAGGCGCTGGCGGCTACGGCTCGACCGGCAAGCAGTAA
- a CDS encoding sensor histidine kinase, whose product MTARPGTSGWRLGDSLRLRLLAGTLAWVLAAVLVAGWGLRGLFRDHIAQQLQAQLVLQLDQLSAAVNSLPGGRIEVGMAVGDPRLSQPLSGLYWQIDRLAGEAGTTAAAGQLRSRSLWDQTLDWRQFRADTGSPGAHHEDTALRTGTLPDGQGHQLVAVARPLQLPESDAPPLRLIVAADSVLLAEPMQRFTTMLIAALGTLAAGLALAVVLQLRLALRPLQWLRKGLSDVRTGATPRLEGHFPRELQPLVQEFNHVLGVNADMVQRARTQAGNLAHAVNTPLTILGNAAEQADGPLADLVREQVASAGRQVEHHLARARAAARQATGLRTPVRTPLESLVRTMARLHAGRGIRFTLEGEPAHWDFLGDAQDLMEMLGNLLDNAGKWAGQAVRLDVQGHDAQLLLTVDDDGPGIAPDAQQRIFERGERLDERRPGAGLGLDIVRDLVQTYGGGIEASRSPMGGLRMQLRLPGARRDG is encoded by the coding sequence ATGACAGCGCGACCAGGCACATCGGGCTGGCGTCTCGGCGATTCGCTGCGCCTGCGCCTGCTGGCCGGAACGCTGGCCTGGGTGCTGGCAGCCGTGCTGGTGGCCGGCTGGGGATTGCGCGGACTGTTCCGCGACCACATCGCCCAGCAGTTGCAGGCCCAACTGGTGCTTCAGCTCGACCAGTTGAGCGCTGCCGTCAACAGCCTGCCCGGCGGACGCATCGAAGTCGGCATGGCGGTGGGTGATCCCCGCCTGTCGCAGCCGCTGTCGGGCCTGTACTGGCAGATCGACCGGCTGGCTGGCGAGGCGGGCACCACCGCTGCCGCCGGCCAATTGCGCTCCCGCTCCCTCTGGGACCAGACACTGGACTGGCGCCAGTTCCGAGCCGACACCGGCAGCCCCGGCGCGCACCACGAAGACACGGCCCTGCGTACCGGCACGCTGCCCGACGGACAAGGCCACCAGCTGGTGGCCGTGGCGCGTCCGCTGCAGCTGCCCGAGTCCGACGCGCCGCCGCTGCGCCTGATCGTCGCGGCCGACAGCGTGCTGCTGGCCGAGCCCATGCAGCGCTTCACCACCATGCTGATCGCCGCTCTCGGCACGCTGGCAGCCGGCCTTGCGCTGGCCGTGGTCCTGCAGCTTCGTCTTGCGCTGCGGCCGCTGCAATGGCTGCGCAAGGGCCTGTCCGATGTGCGCACGGGCGCCACGCCGCGGCTGGAAGGCCATTTCCCCCGCGAGCTCCAGCCCCTGGTGCAGGAGTTCAACCATGTGCTCGGCGTCAATGCCGACATGGTGCAGCGCGCGCGCACCCAGGCCGGCAACCTGGCCCATGCCGTCAACACACCGCTGACCATCCTGGGCAATGCCGCCGAGCAGGCCGATGGCCCTCTGGCCGACCTGGTGCGCGAGCAGGTGGCCAGCGCCGGCCGCCAGGTGGAGCACCACTTGGCCCGTGCGCGCGCGGCTGCGCGCCAGGCCACGGGCCTGCGCACTCCGGTGCGGACTCCGCTGGAGTCCCTGGTGCGCACCATGGCCCGGCTGCATGCGGGGCGCGGCATCCGCTTCACGCTGGAGGGAGAACCCGCGCACTGGGACTTCCTGGGCGATGCCCAGGACCTGATGGAGATGCTGGGCAACCTGCTGGACAACGCAGGCAAATGGGCCGGGCAGGCCGTCAGGCTCGATGTCCAGGGCCACGATGCACAGCTGCTGCTGACCGTGGACGACGACGGCCCCGGCATTGCACCGGACGCGCAGCAGCGCATCTTCGAGCGCGGCGAGCGCCTTGACGAGCGCCGCCCCGGCGCGGGACTGGGCCTGGACATCGTGCGCGACCTGGTGCAGACCTACGGCGGCGGCATCGAGGCCAGCCGCTCGCCGATGGGCGGGTTGCGCATGCAGCTGCGCCTGCCGGGTGCCAGAAGGGACGGGTGA